AACTCCTATTTTTCTGCTACTTTTATCAGTATTATTAATAGCAACTTTTATAAGCCCAATGGGACAGGTAAGCAAATTTGATCCACAGGGAAATTATATTGACAGGCCCTTATTTACAGGAATATTAGAAGGATATCATACTATGGATGCTTTAGCTTCATTGGCTTTTGCAATTGTTATTATCTCAAATATTGAGAAGTCGGGGGTTAAAAGTCCAAAAAGAAAGGCTATAGAAATATTTAAGTCCGGATTAGTATGTGCAGTGGGAATGAGTGTAATATATGCTTCATTAGCTTATATGGGAGCCACAAGTCTAGGAAGTGTCAGCAGGGCTGACAATGGTGGAAAAGTTATGTATATGGTTAGCGAACATTATTTTGGTTTTGTGGGAATGATATTATTAGCTGCCATTGTAACGGTTGCATGTTTGAAAACTGCAATAGGTTTAATTACCTCATGTGCTCAAATGTTTAGTGAAATGTTCCCTAAAACTGTATCTTATAATAAATATGCTGTAATATTTACGATTCTATCTTTCGTAATAGCTAACTTTGGTTTAAATAAAATTATTCAGTTATCAATACCTGTACTGATGTTTCTTTATCCACTGGCAATATCCTTAATATTATTATCATTATTAGCCCCATTTATAAATAAGCAAAAGGATATATATAGATGGACAATTATATTAACTATTATTGCGGCTTTTTTTGATTTTTGTAATGCATTACCGAATAATATAAAAGAAGCAAAAATAATAAGTGGTATAATTGATTTTGCTCACAGGTGTTTACCGGGATTTGACTATGGTTTTGGTTGGATTATTCCGGCCCTGGGAGGTTTTATAATAGGAACGATTATATGGAGAATTCCGACTTTGAAAAAAGAATAATAATTTATTAACTACTGATAAGTATAAATAAAGGGTTCCATGACCTGCATTTTTTGTTTGACTATTTTTACATTAACTTTAGGGATAGCTTCAATTGCAAAAGAAGCAGTTAATGAAAATGTTGAAGAATTGGATAAGAATAATGTACTTCATATATATCCACGTATTCATGGAACTTACATACCTCAAAATATGATAGATGAAATTAAAAATCTAGATAATGTAGTTAGCGTTATCAGTCAATATAATATATATGGATTACTGGAAGAGTCCAAAAATAATCCAATTTATAATGTTACTATAAATGGTTTTGATTTTAATGAAGGAATACTAGAAGAAAATATAGATTATAGAGGAATGAATGTAAGTGGAATAGTATTACCTAATCTTACAGTTTCGCTTAACGGAGAAAAGGTTATGGAAGATTACGTAGGGCGTACTGTTTTTTTTACATATGAATACAGAGAAGGTGAAAAAATTCTTTCAGAAACTATAGAATGTAAAGTATTAGGTACTTATAGTGCATATGGGGCAATGGAGGAAAACCCATTGTGCTTACCAATGGCTGTGCCTCCTTTCCTCTTTTGAAACTTGGCTATTGTAATACTAAAGCATTAGAATATGCAGGAAAAGAACTTAGAGAAATTCTAAAACCAGACTTGCCCCCTGTATGGCATATGGGTGAATGTCTTGATAATGCAAGAGCTTCTGCACTTTTTAGAGCATTGGCTGATTTTCTTGGAAAGGATATAAAGGATATGCCTTTTGCCTTTGCAAGTCCTGAATGGTCTAATGAAAAGGGTGTTTCAGCTGCTCTTGGGTTTAGGCTTTTGGGAATAAACTCATATCATTCAGTTTATCCCCCTGTACAGGGTTCAAAAAATGTAATGAAATATTTATTTGAAGATACCAAAAAAACACTTGGGTCAGTAATGGTAGTAGAAGTTGATCCTATTAAGCTGGCGGATAAGATTATTTTAGATATAAAGCAAAAAAGAAAAGACTTAAATTGGAATATTTAGAATTAGGATAAAGAAGAGGAGGAAAACTAGTAGCCTGCAACAGCATTAAAGCCAGTTGCAGGCATACTAATTTTTATTAATAATCGCTTAAAGTAATTCCATTTGCTCCAAGAGGAATTTCATGATCAAGTCCTACAAACTTACCGTTCTTTTGCCACAAAGCTTCTTTTACAAATGCATATTTTTCTTCATCCCATGTGGTGAAATCGTGAAGAACTAGTCCACCGGTATCTCCGGAGTTAGCATTAAAGCACCAGAAAGTATGATGAAGCTTATGCTCAATAATAAAATCACGGAATAAGGTCATCCATTTTATATTGGGAGCAGTCATAAATCCACCCCATTCACCGATTAAAATCGGTGCAATGTCTTCTTCATGTATGTACATCCAGTTATCTCTCCAGCAATCCTCATAGAGACTCTGCATGGTATAATCTTTTTCAAACCATGGTTGTGCTGAAACGGAAGGACCATAATCATGGGGAGAGTATACTAATTTGTTCTGGTATTTGCCTAATTCAACAGGAAAATCTTTTACCCCTCTAAGATTTCCACCCCACCAGGTATTATAGTAATCATCTTTATTTCTTGAGCTATAATCCCTATTGGCATTGATGTCTTTAGGATAAATCTGAATACCTTCAACTAAAACAAGGGCATTGGGATTATTAGAAAGCACTGCTAAGGCAGCTTTTTCTGCCACTGCCTTCCAGTTATTTGGGTCATCAGAATCGTTCCAGATTGCTCGAACCTTATCACCTACAGCACCATGGGGTTCATTCTTTAAATCATAAGCAACGATGGTATCATCATTCTTATAGCGATTAGCCATCCAAGCAAGGGATTCAAGGTAATCCTCTTCTGATATCTTATCTGTATACCAAAGAGGTGCAAAATGACCTGCCGCATCTGTTTCGGCACTATGGATATCAATCATAATCTTAAGGCCATTGGCACGGCATTGGCCAACCACATAGTCGAAAATCTCCAAGCTATTCATTCCGTCTAAATAAGGGTTTATGTAATCGTTATAATTAGCTTTAGGATAGATACCATTTTTCCACTGTAAGATTAATTCTGAAGAAAAAGGAATTCTAAGAATATTAAAACCACGGTCTGCAATGTCTCGTATGGTGGTATTAAGGTTACATGCCCATACACCGTCAAATATATTAGTGCCTGTATTGTAACCAAACCAGTTAACCCCAGTAAGCCATACTTCTTTGCCGTCCTTATCAACAATTTTATTACCGTCTGTATATAGCCAGTCATCGGTAGTTGGAGGAGGAACAGGCTTAGCTGTAGGGTTAGACGGATTGGTAGGGTCTACTGGATCATCCGGATCTTGAGGATTAGCAGGATCTGTAGGATCTTCCGGATTGTTAGGGCTTCCGGGGATGATTAGAGTTGCTTTTTCAGTATCAAAGTCCCCTGGATTAGTTAAAATCATACCAAAGGTTATAGAGCCGCCGGCAGGAACAGTTTGGTTATGATCACTAGGTGTAATAGTAAGAATACCGTCAGATAAATCATAATCCATATTCCAGCAGCTGTTTACAGCTCCTGATGGGGCCAGAGGAACAGTAACTTTCCAGTTGGTGATGGAAGCTTTACCCTTGTTGGTAATTGTTCCGTCAACTTGTAAGAATGTGCTTCCGGCACTTTGCCAGGTGTTTCCTGCTTTCAGACTGACACTTGCGTCACTAGTAGCGGCTCTTGGAAAAGCACTTTTTAACTGAAAGGCAGAAACTAAGGTTATGGCAAGGACCATAACAAGTAAGAAGTTAATAGCTTTTTTAGCTTTTCTTTGCATAACAACCCTCCTATTAATTATAAATTATGGAAAATAGTACCATAAATACAATAACACAGAAAGATTGATTTGTAAATAATCACCACAAAATAAAGGAAAAAATTATCAACAATCTGTCAAAATACCAAAAATAGTAAATTAGTACCAGAGACAAAAAATTACATTTATTGTAACATATACAATAATAATATAAAAAGGTATTAAAAAGTAGCTACTAAAAAACTATATAATTAATAAGGAGGTTATAATCATGAAATTTATAAGGAAAAAAAGGCTACAAAAAAGTCTTTCTGCCTTTTTGGGATGTCTGTTGATACTTATGGCGGCAAGTTTATTTGTTCCTAAAAAGGTCGAAGCAGCTACCCCCTACGGACAGCTAAAGGTAGTAGGAAACCAATTATGTAACTCAAGTGGACAAGCTGTACAGTTAAAAGGTATGAGTTCACATGGACTACAGTGGTATGGTCATTATATGAACAGAGACAGCATTAACTTTATGAAAAATGCCTGGGGAGCCAATGTAGTTCGAGCAGCTATGTATACGGAAGAAAGAGGATACATAAGTAATCCATCCCTAATGAAGTCTAGGACAAAAGAAGTCGTAGAAGCAGCCATTGAGGCAGGTATTTATGTAATTATTGACTGGCATATTCTAAGCGATGGTAACCCTAATATCCATAGGGAACAGGCTAAAGCCTTTTTTGAAGAAATGGCCAGAACTTATGGAAATTATCCAAATGTGATTTATGAAATATGTAACGAACCCAATGGAGTATCCTGGTCAGGGGAAATTAAGCCTTATGCAGAATATATTATACCTGCAATCAGAGCAATTGACCCTGATAATATAATTATTGTGGGCACCAGTACATGGAGCCAAGATGTTGATATAGCAGCAAATGATCCTCTGCCATATTCAAATATTATGTATGCTTGTCATTTCTATGCCGGAACCCATACCCAGTGGCTAAGGGATAAGATAGATAACGCCTTATCAAAGGG
This genomic interval from Herbinix luporum contains the following:
- the brnQ gene encoding branched-chain amino acid transport system II carrier protein yields the protein MNEKFSFKTTILIGALLFGLFFGAGNLIFPVHMGQLAGSNTLQTTIGFLITGVGLPLLGVIATALSQSESLYDMAKPISKIYSIFFTCMLYLTIGPLFAIPRTATVAFEVGINPFIEEKYLQLGLFIFSLIFFAVTLYFSLRPGRLLDWVGRYLTPIFLLLLSVLLIATFISPMGQVSKFDPQGNYIDRPLFTGILEGYHTMDALASLAFAIVIISNIEKSGVKSPKRKAIEIFKSGLVCAVGMSVIYASLAYMGATSLGSVSRADNGGKVMYMVSEHYFGFVGMILLAAIVTVACLKTAIGLITSCAQMFSEMFPKTVSYNKYAVIFTILSFVIANFGLNKIIQLSIPVLMFLYPLAISLILLSLLAPFINKQKDIYRWTIILTIIAAFFDFCNALPNNIKEAKIISGIIDFAHRCLPGFDYGFGWIIPALGGFIIGTIIWRIPTLKKE
- a CDS encoding ABC transporter permease codes for the protein MTCIFCLTIFTLTLGIASIAKEAVNENVEELDKNNVLHIYPRIHGTYIPQNMIDEIKNLDNVVSVISQYNIYGLLEESKNNPIYNVTINGFDFNEGILEENIDYRGMNVSGIVLPNLTVSLNGEKVMEDYVGRTVFFTYEYREGEKILSETIECKVLGTYSAYGAMEENPLCLPMAVPPFLF
- a CDS encoding anaerobic carbon-monoxide dehydrogenase catalytic subunit encodes the protein MLTNGCASFPLLKLGYCNTKALEYAGKELREILKPDLPPVWHMGECLDNARASALFRALADFLGKDIKDMPFAFASPEWSNEKGVSAALGFRLLGINSYHSVYPPVQGSKNVMKYLFEDTKKTLGSVMVVEVDPIKLADKIILDIKQKRKDLNWNI
- a CDS encoding cellulase family glycosylhydrolase, with protein sequence MQRKAKKAINFLLVMVLAITLVSAFQLKSAFPRAATSDASVSLKAGNTWQSAGSTFLQVDGTITNKGKASITNWKVTVPLAPSGAVNSCWNMDYDLSDGILTITPSDHNQTVPAGGSITFGMILTNPGDFDTEKATLIIPGSPNNPEDPTDPANPQDPDDPVDPTNPSNPTAKPVPPPTTDDWLYTDGNKIVDKDGKEVWLTGVNWFGYNTGTNIFDGVWACNLNTTIRDIADRGFNILRIPFSSELILQWKNGIYPKANYNDYINPYLDGMNSLEIFDYVVGQCRANGLKIMIDIHSAETDAAGHFAPLWYTDKISEEDYLESLAWMANRYKNDDTIVAYDLKNEPHGAVGDKVRAIWNDSDDPNNWKAVAEKAALAVLSNNPNALVLVEGIQIYPKDINANRDYSSRNKDDYYNTWWGGNLRGVKDFPVELGKYQNKLVYSPHDYGPSVSAQPWFEKDYTMQSLYEDCWRDNWMYIHEEDIAPILIGEWGGFMTAPNIKWMTLFRDFIIEHKLHHTFWCFNANSGDTGGLVLHDFTTWDEEKYAFVKEALWQKNGKFVGLDHEIPLGANGITLSDY
- a CDS encoding cellulase family glycosylhydrolase, encoding MKFIRKKRLQKSLSAFLGCLLILMAASLFVPKKVEAATPYGQLKVVGNQLCNSSGQAVQLKGMSSHGLQWYGHYMNRDSINFMKNAWGANVVRAAMYTEERGYISNPSLMKSRTKEVVEAAIEAGIYVIIDWHILSDGNPNIHREQAKAFFEEMARTYGNYPNVIYEICNEPNGVSWSGEIKPYAEYIIPAIRAIDPDNIIIVGTSTWSQDVDIAANDPLPYSNIMYACHFYAGTHTQWLRDKIDNALSKGIAVFISEWGTSDATGDGGPYLAEAQRWIDFMDARKLSWCNWSLCDKNEVSAALRGGASTNGGWTDAQLSESGKFVSRNMKPVTIPTPIITPTPTPQVPTPTPRPGDPTPTPRPNQDNKITVSYEQNNWDTGSTVSITITNNSSTAIDGWVLEWDFPSGQEITNMWNATYTSSGSTVTAKNLSYNGNIGANGGSVTFGFNISHNGTNNKPSSFKLNGIVCDIN